TCCTTGCCAAGAACCTTCTTTAAATCCTAAATCATATCCGTCCATAAAACCTTGATCAAATCCTAAATCATATCCGTCCCAAAATTCCATTTTAACTTTCCTCCCTTTTAATTTGCTTTAACATAACTTTGTTTGACATATGTTTCATGAAGAAGCAATTCTATGCCTTTTTCAAGCGCTTCTTTTATTTTTTGAGTTGAAGCGTTTCTGTTTCCTAAGTGTCTTATGTGATCTTTTCTAAAATGTGGGGATTTCGAAGAACAGTTGATAGTTTTAGAAACTTCATCTATAACATCATAAATCGGTAGGTTAGTATCATAGACAGGAATAATTGGGATTGCTGTAATAGGGATTCTTGCTTGTTTTTTGTAATTTGCTCCAAATGAAATACCTACTCCCGTTAATGCTAAAATTCCCACTCCATATGATAATTCAACCTTATGATCTTTTATCCATTTAAATACTTTTCCTCTTTTTTGTTTTGAATTTTTTTTTATGTCCACATCTTTCGCCTCGCTTAAACTTTTTCTTCTTTATTAGCAATGTCATTCATTTTTTGTATAAATTCTTTATATCCAGTGATTATATCATCTAAAAATTCTATCGTAGGGACAATATCACCTTTATTCAGATCTTTTGAAGCAAATGCAAAACCTTTAAGAAGTTTCACTTGATTATCTGAATCTCCAACATCATCTAATTTAGAAAATTGAATCATAATATCTTTCCAATATAAGTACTCATCATCATCTAACATTTCTTCGTTTTCGTTTAGAAGAACCAAAATTATGAATAATACTATATTAATCTCATTTTTCTCTGCTTTGTCACTAACAGTTTCAGATATAATTTGAGTGATTGCTCGAAAATGCACTTGTGTAAGTGTAGTCCTACCTGTTTCTAAACTGCTAATTTGTTGCCTTTTCAATCCTAAATAACTACCAAATTTCTCTGCAGAATACCCAAGTATCTTTCTATATAAAGGTAACGCATCTTTTAATCTCTCAAGTTGTTTTTTTGTAATTTGTGTTAACATTCGAACATTCCTCCTAATATAAGCTATTTCTTATTGATTACCCATATTATATCTCATAAATATTGACATGTCAATCTTTTGTCTTGATTTTAAGCTTTTTTTAATTTTGTATTGATTTTAACACGTATTTAGTATATTTGAACAAACTCTCTATTTTTAAGAATAATAGGTGTCATTAAAATTGGCAGATAAGAATCTTTCTATCCGCATTTTAAAAAGGCCTCATATAATCTTTTGAAACACAATAATTATTTTATCTTAATTTGTCGCAACAATCTGAAAAAATCATCTAAATTAGAAAACACCCTTTGTTAAGTAAAAAAGTTGATGTTTTTCATCAACTTTTTGTCTTTACTAAGAGATTTGTATACGAAAGTAAGTGGTCAGTAATGGTTCCGAAAAGATAACCCGAAACTAACTCGCTTACTTTGGGTTATTTTTAGCTTTGTTAAGCCGTTTTTATTCGATCTAATTTTTTAATATTTGATCTCTTTATAAATCGAAATCATAAACAGATACGCATAAAACTAAATTGTTTCTTCCTGTTTACAAGACGATTTTATGATTTAAATATATTTAACAACTGAATATTCTTATACACGACTTCTTTTCCGACACGTTCTGAAACAAGAAAACCTTCTTTTTCTAATGCTTTTAAATATTTGGTTGCTGTTGGTCTTGAGATATGCAATTCGTTTCTAAAAAATTCGTTTTTCGTATATAAATACCCAAATAAATGATGAACCAGTTCTTCAGAATAAACATCTTCTAATCTTCTTTTCATTTCAACTTTTGTCATATTAATCAAATCATTGATTCTTAAGATCAAATCAATCGTGTATCTCGATGTTTCAATGACTGCTTCAAGAATAAACATTACCATTTTGGTAATACTCGTAATATCTTCATTACATTCCTTTAGAAGTTCATAGTACTGATTCTTGTTTTCGATGATATATTTACTCAAATATAATATTGGACTCTGAATTTTATTTTTTAGTACCAGATATAGAATATTTAATATTCTTCCTGTTCTTCCATTTGCATCGTAGAAAGGATGAATACTTTCAAATTGATAATGAATGAGTGCCATATTAATTAAAGGATCATAATCATTTTCTGTATTCATGTAGTCTTCAAGATTTTTAAGTAGTTCTCTGATCTCAATTTCATCTTGTGGAGGTATATGGACAATCTCATTCGTGTCCATATTCATAATGACAGTTCCAGGAAGTTTGCGAATGCCCCCTTTATTTGGTTCAACTAATTCTTGAATTCGTACTATAGAGTTTGTACTTATGAATTTTTTACTATTTAATTCTTCATATCCGTATTCAATTGCTTTCTTATAATTCAAAACTTCTTTTGAAGCTTTGCTAACGGTTGCTTTAGATACTAGTTCTTTATAGATATCTTCATATGTAGTGATGATATTTTCAATTGCTGAAGAATCTTTTGACTCGCTCACATTGATTAAGCTCAAGATTAAATTAGGATTAGGAAGAATATTAACTAATCCTTTCAATTCACCAATACTATTATTGGCTATATTTAATTTTTTTAGAACATCAATGGTGTTTAGATTGACTTTAAATGGTAGTGTGTTCAGTTTTTTCATGTTCTCTCCTTGAGGAAAGATTTTTATATTTTCTTTCCTTGATTACATTATAGCATAAAGGTCTTTACACGTCAACGCTTCGAGGAAACTATTTTTATTTTTCTTTCCTCGTTTTGTTATCTTGTATGTTTTCTTGTATGTTTTTATTAGCAAGCTTCCTGTTCTTTTTATCTATAAAACTATTACAAATGCGATTTGAAACAATCAATTGTAATTTCACAACGAAATTTCAACCAGTTCGATAGATACAATTTTTTGAATCATCCCGTTGAGAATGTCAGCCGTGAAATAAGAGATAAAAAATGATAAATCATAATCCTCAATCGCAATATACTGAACTCCTTCTACTTAGAAAGCTTTTAATTTTACAATATTAGGTATACGATATATATTCAATCTGATTATTCAATTCAATGATGTAATAATAAGGTTTTGATAGTACATCATTTTTAAACTCAAAATATCAAAATTATTCATAAGGGTTTGTTGTTGCTATTTCACACTAGCCCGTATAAACTCATATATTTAACCCTTCGAAACATGATTTCACTCAAAAAATACCCTAAAAATGTATAAAAAAAGCGATAGTATACATCGCATTTTCATCTCTACTAAGGGATATATAGATAATTTTTCAGGATAGTAATGGTGCCGAAAAAAAGACACGGACCTACGACTCAACACTCATCTCTCCTATTTAACTATCACTTCGTATACTTATCGATCCATACAACATCACTTTCATCAAATTTCATCTTATCAAACATTCTCTTTGATGCTTCATTTTCTCTACTTGTCATTGCTGCTACATACTCAATATCTTTATCCTTCAACCAATTTTCTATATATTTAATCATTAAACTTCCTATTTTTTTTCTTCTAAATTCTTCTTTTACGTGGATTTCATTAATCCAAAAATAATCTTTTCCCGATTCAATTCCTGAACAAATATTCCCAAAAATAAACCCAACTGGTTCTTCTTCTTCATAACAAACTTCAAGAATTGCTCTTTTATGACCCACAAGTGCATTTCTAAGTGACTGATCAATATCTCTTATTGTTTTATCTACTTTTATATCTTTCATTTGTTTTTGCAATAATAATATAACTTGATCTATCTTTTTAATATCATCATATAAATTAAAAACTACTATTTGACTCATATATGTTCCTCGTAATTCCAAAAATAGTTAATTAATCATTTTGTTGCTTTTTAATGAACTAGTTTAATATTTATATCAAAACTGTTTTCTCTTTCTTCTAGGACTCACATAAACACTTAAAGCTTTTTCAATAGTTCTAATTTCTATATTCCCTTTTTCTGCTGCTTCTCCATCTGCATTCCATAAAATATTATCATCAGTTTCAATCTTAAAATGCTTTCCAACCAAATGGAAATCTTCTCTTAATTTCTTTCCGCCTCTAATGAAAGATGATGCTAATCTAAATCTTCTAAATCTTCTTCTACTTGTAAATACTCTGATTTCAAATAACCCATCATTTAATTTACTTTTAGAAAAATTAATTAATCTCATACCACCAACACGATTTGAACTCAACCCCAAAATCATCATGCAATCAGTTTCTAATACCTTACCGTCACATTCAATGTGACATGGATAATTATATTCTTTAACAAAATCTCTCATTGCTTCAAATACATATGCAAGATATCCATATTTTTTAATCTTTCTTCTTGAGACATCATAACTAATTCTAGATAGAACACCGCTTGCTGCGGTATATACAAAATATCGATCATTCATTTGATTGATATCCATTAAAACAGGTTCATGTTTCATATACATTCTAAGTGCCAACCATAGCCATCTAGGTACACCTAAAATAGCCGCAATATCATTTGCAGTGCCACATGGAAGTATAGCTAAGGATGGTCTTATTTCAGATTTCATCATCCCATTAACAACTTCACTTATGGTTCCATCTCCACCTGCAACTAAAAAAACATCATAATCTTTTGCATGATGCTGAGCCTTTAATTCTAAATCTCCCGCTTTTTTAGATTCATATATGTCGATTTCTAAATTTCTTTTGTCAAAAAATCTTTTTATTTGTTTAATCTTTTTTTTAAATTTTGATCTACCACTTACAGGATTATACATCAATAAATATTTCATAATTTAGCCCCTTTATGCTATTTTATCACATTGCAAAAAAATAACAAAGAGTCTATGTCTCTTTGTTATAATATATTGCAATATCCTTTTACTAACAATCTACTTAAATGCTTTGATAAAGCCCAATCACTTTAATATCATATAAATCTTTGAGTTCTTCAAATACCGTTTGAATATATACATACTCTTCTGATTTAGCTTCTAATTCAATTAAAAAATGATAAGTTCCAATTTCTTTTTTAGTTGGTCTAGACATAATAGATATTAAATTGATATTTCTATCTGAAAATACTTTTAGAATATCATATAACAATCCCGGTCTATCGTTTTTAGGTGTAATCACAAGTGTAGCTTTAATATCTTTATCTTTAGCATATAGCTTAAATTCTTGTTGCTTGTTTTTAATCACTAAAAATCTTGTGTGATTAACCATTTCATCTGCAACATCTTTTATCACAAACACTTCATCTTTAACCAAGTGATTAGGAATGATTGCTGCTGAATCTTCATCTTTCTGATACATATCAAAAGATGTAACATTGCTATCAGTAACAATGATATCTATATCTTTATGAGTACTTAAGAATTTGAGGCATTGATTTTTTGTTGCATATTGTACATAAATTCTTTTAATATCCTTTAGAGCTTTATGGCTGACTAGGCTAAAAGTTATATCAAGCTTGACTTCGCTATCAATCAAATACCCAAATTCTAATAAAAGATCAATATGCTGACCAATGTAGCCTTCTAATGTATTTTCTATAGGAAGAATGCCAATACCTACTTCATCAACTAATTTCATAACCTCTCTAATGTTAGAAGCGTATATGTGTTCTAGTTCTTGATTTGTCTTATTTTCAAATAAGCTACAAGCTTCATCTGAATATGTATGTTTTGGACCTAATACTGCTATTTTTTTCATATGCATCCCTCATTTTAAAAAATAAAAAAGACCTATTCATCTATTTTACACGAAAACATTATCATGTCCAATAGTAAAGGTCTTTTTTATTATTTTTAAATGTGAATAGGTTTATCTATTGCACCATGAGCAGCTTCCATTACAATTTCTGATAGGGTTGGATGTGGATGAACGGTATTTGCTATTTCATAAGCGGTACCTTCCAATTCCATTGTTACACCAAGTTCAGCTATCAAATCTGATGCATTATATGCAAGAATGTGAGCACCTAATATTTCTTTATATTTTTCACTGACTAATAATTTAATAAATCCATCTTTTTCATTATCAGCTAAAGCTTTTCCACTTGCCATAAGTGGGAAAGTAGATGATCTATATTTAATATCTTTTTCTTTTAATTCTTTTTCAGTCATACCAACAGATGCGATTTCTGGAGATCCATAAACTGCATTTGGCATTCTCATATAGTTCATACTCTTATCATGACCTAAAAGATTTTCAACAACAACTAATCCTTCATGTGAAGCCACATGAGCTAACATATATTTACCATTGACATCGCCAATTGCATATACATTTTCAATATTAGTTCTTAATTTATCATCTGTAAGTATTGCGCTTCGTTCCATCTTAAGATTAAGTGCTTCTAATCCTTTAGTATTGGCTCTCATACCAACACTGACTAAAATGCTATCCGCTTCGACTTCTTGTTCTTTGCCTTCAAGTTTATAAACAACTTTTTTACCTTTAACAGAACTAACTTCAGCATTAACAAAGATATCGATACCTTCACGCTTTAATATTTTTGTGTAAGATGTTCTAATATCTTCATCCATCATAGGTAATATACCATCAAGTTTTTCAATAATAGTAACTTTAGATCCAAGTGAACTAAATATTGTAGCAAACTCAACACCAATCACACCACCACCAATAATGACTAAATTTTTAGGTGCTTGTTCTATTTGCAACATTTCTCTTGAAGTTCTTGCAAATCCTTTTTCATAAGCATCTTTTAATCCATCAATAGGTGGAACAATTGGAGAAGCTCCTGTAGCTAAAATAAGATTTTTACAAGTTAATGTTTCACCATTAACTTCTACCTTATCTTTTGCTAGAACAGTACCTAGACCATTATATACATCAACACCATTTTTCTTAAGAAGTCCAGCAACACCAGTTGTTAATTTTTTAACAACTAAATTCTTTCGCTTCATCATCTTAGACCAATCATAGCCAATAGCGCCATCAATGGTAACTCCATAATCAGATGCATGTGTTAATGTTTTATATACTTTAGCATTTTTTAATAACGTCTTAGTTGGAATACACCCATGATTTAGGCAAATACCACCTACGACTTCTTTTTCAATCAATGCGACTTTTAGATTGTTTTGCCCTGCTTTAATTGCAGCAACGTAACCCCCTGGTCCACCGCCTAATACTATAATATCGTAATTTTTCATATGATCACCTTCTAACTTAATAATAACATCATTGGGTCAGATAATAAAGACTTAATTTCATTTAAAAATCTTCCTGCATCTGCGCCATCAATGACTCTGTGATCAACTGCTAGAGATAATGGTAGAACATAACCTATTGTTAACTCATCATTTATAACAACTGGTTTTTTCTCAATCTTACCAATTCCTAATATGCCTACCTCTGGATGATTGATAATTGGTGTTCCATATGCAACGTTTGCTGCCCCAAAATTAGTAATACTAAATGTTGTGTTTTGTAGTTGTGATAATTGGATTTTACGATCTACAGTGTTTTTTGCAACTGTAGATATTTCTTTAGCAAGTTCTAAAATACTCATTTGGTCTGCATCTTTGATATTTGGCACGATAAGGCCATCTTTCGTATCTACAGCCATTCCAATATTATAAAACTTCTTAACAATCATTTGTTCGTTTTCTTGATCAAAACTAGCGTTAAACCAAGGGAATTTCTTTAAAGCAAGGATAGTTGCTTTCATCACAAATGCCATATAAGTTAATTTAATATCTTGAGCGGCAGCTTGTGCTTTAACCTTTTGTCTTAGTTCTACTAATTTATCTACATTGACTTCGTCCATTAAGACTGTATGTGGAATAACTTGTTTAGAAATAGTCATACCTTTAACAATAGCTTTTCTTAAACTTGTAATCTTAACTAATTCAACATTGCCTTCACTTGATACCTTAACATTAGGCATACTATAAGATTGTGAGCTAGCTGCTGGTTTTTGAGAAGCTTGCTTAATATCTTCTTTTAAGACTCTTCCATTTTCTCCAGTACCAGAAACTGTATGAATATCAACACCTAAGTCTTTTGCCATTTGTCTTGCAACTGGTGTTGCAAGAACTTTTTTATTTTTAGAAACTTCTTTTTTAGCACCACTATGTTCATTAGATGATGCCATGACATCTGATGAAACTTCAATTTCACCAATAACACCTTGTGGTTCATCTTCTTCTTTTTCAGAAACAGCTGTTTTCTTAGGTTCTTCTTTAACTTCTTTTGGTTCTTCTTTTGTTTCTACTTTTTCTTCTTTACCAGCTCCACTACCATCATCAATCATAACAACAGTTTGGCCAACATGAATTGTGTCGCCTTCTTGTGCGCCTAATTTAGTAATAATACCATCAACAGGGGAAGGTAATTCAGCATTAACTTTATCTGTTTCAACAACAACTAAAGTTTCTCCTTCTTTTACACTATCTCCTTGTTTAAAATTCCATTTTAATATAACACCTTCATGAATGCCTTCTCCGACATCCGCGAATTTAAAATCATACATAATAAGACCTCCTTAAAATCTAGCTACTTTTTTGATTTGATCAGCTATTCTTTCTGGTTGAACAAAATGAAACATTTCACCTTTTGCAAGCGGAACTGTAATATCAAAACCAGTAACTCTAGTTGGTGCAGCTTCTAAATACAAGAATGCTTTTTCATTTACTAACGAAATAAGTTCAGCACCAGGTCCATAAGTTTTAACAGCTTCTTGAACCACTAAAAATCTTCCTGTTTTTTTAACTGACTCAATAATAGTTTCTTCATCTATTGGATTAATTGTTCTAAGGTCAATAAGCTCTACACTGATGTTTTCATTTTCAAGTAACTTAATAGCTTTTTCAGCTTCTCTCATCATAGCGCCCCAAGCAACAACAGTGATATCACTGCCTTCTTGAACAACCTTAGCTTTTCCAATAGGTATTCTATACATTTCTTCAGGTACTTCTTGTTTACCTGAACGATAAATCCTTTTTGGTTCCATAAAAATAACTGGATCTGGATCTTCTATTGCAGAAATCATAAGCCCTTTAGCATCATAAGGTGTTGAAGGGAAAACTACTTTAAGTCCAGGAATATGTCCAAGTAGTGTTTCAATAGATTCACTATGGTGTTCTAAAGCTCTAATGCCTCCACCAACAGGGAATCTTACAACAATTGGAAGACCATGTTTTCCACGAGTTCTATTTCTATATCTTGCCATATGTGTAACAATTTCAGTATATCCAGGGAAAACAAATCCATCAAATTGAAGTTCAGCAATTGGACGAAGTCCATTAATAGCCATGCCTACAGCGTTACCTGTAATTGCAGCTTCTGCAATAGGGGTATCAAAAACTCTATCGACTCCATATTTCTTTTGGAGACCTGCAGTTACTCTAAATACACCACCTTCATAGCCAGCATCTTCTCCATATACTACAACTGATGGATCATCAGCTAATTTTTGGTCTAATGCTTGATTGATTGCGGTTAATAAATTAACTACTGCCATGATTATTTGCCTCCTTCTTCTAAAAATTTCTTATGTGTTTCATATTGTTCTTTTAATTGTGGTGTCATTTCTTTATAAGTATATTGGAATATGTCTAATAAATCTTCTGTTCCAGATTGTTCAACTTTCTTAAATGTTTCACCAACAAATTTAGTTTGTTCAGCTTCTAATGCTTTATCTTCTTTTTCACTCCAATAACCTTTATCGATTAAATATTTTTTAAATCGAATCATTGGATCTCTCTTTTCCCACATTTCAACTTCTTTATCTTCACGATATAATGTTGGATCATCTGATGTTGTATGAGGTCCTAAGCGATAAGTATAAGCTTCAATTAAAACTGGTCCTTTACCACTTCTAGCATATTCAATAGATTCTTTCATGGCTACATACATAGCTAAAATGTCATTACCATCAACTTGCATACCAGGAATACCAAAAGCAACAGCTTTTTGAGCTAGTGTTTCTGCTTTTGTAGCTTTTTTTCTAGGTGTAGAAATAGCATATTGATTATTTTGAATCATAACTACTAAAGGTAGGTCAAATGAAGATGCAAAGTTAAGTCCTTCATAAAACTCACCATGTGAAGTCCCACCATCACCAATAGATGCAACAGCAACTTCATTTTTCTTTAAAATCTTAGATGCATAAGCAACACCTGATGCATGGTTAATTTGAGAACCAATAATGATATTAATAGGTAGCACTTTAACGCCTTCATCAAAATGACTTCCCCATTCATTACCATACCAATAAAGATAAATTTGTTCTAAAGTAACACCTCTATAAAGCATAGCATTTAATTCTCTAAACGCAGGAACAAACCAATCTTGTTCTTGCATTGCAGCAGCAGCACCAACTTGTGCAGCCTCTTGGCCTTTATTTGGAGCGTATGTAAGCATTCTGCCTTGTCTTTGGTACTGTAATGCTTTTGTATCTGCAATACGTCCTAAAGCCATAGTTTTGTACATATTTAATAGTGTCTTTTTATCAATGTCAGGTTCTAATTCTTTATTAACAATTTTGCCTTTTTCATCTAGAATTGATAATCGTTTTTTCTTAAGCGGATCATAGTCTTTAAATAACATGTCTTCGCCCTCCTTTATTTACACGTATATTATACTTGAGCATAGTTTTTAATACAAAAGTTATGCTTAAGATGAATACGTACTTTTTAGTATATATATTTATCCCTTTAGATAAGCCATAATTGTATTTATAAAACTTATATTTAAATAAAAAAGGAGGATACTATGTATCTTCCTAATTTTCATAAATCTATTATATTTTTTT
The sequence above is drawn from the Mariniplasma anaerobium genome and encodes:
- a CDS encoding prephenate dehydratase, with protein sequence MKKIAVLGPKHTYSDEACSLFENKTNQELEHIYASNIREVMKLVDEVGIGILPIENTLEGYIGQHIDLLLEFGYLIDSEVKLDITFSLVSHKALKDIKRIYVQYATKNQCLKFLSTHKDIDIIVTDSNVTSFDMYQKDEDSAAIIPNHLVKDEVFVIKDVADEMVNHTRFLVIKNKQQEFKLYAKDKDIKATLVITPKNDRPGLLYDILKVFSDRNINLISIMSRPTKKEIGTYHFLIELEAKSEEYVYIQTVFEELKDLYDIKVIGLYQSI
- a CDS encoding Fic family protein is translated as MKKLNTLPFKVNLNTIDVLKKLNIANNSIGELKGLVNILPNPNLILSLINVSESKDSSAIENIITTYEDIYKELVSKATVSKASKEVLNYKKAIEYGYEELNSKKFISTNSIVRIQELVEPNKGGIRKLPGTVIMNMDTNEIVHIPPQDEIEIRELLKNLEDYMNTENDYDPLINMALIHYQFESIHPFYDANGRTGRILNILYLVLKNKIQSPILYLSKYIIENKNQYYELLKECNEDITSITKMVMFILEAVIETSRYTIDLILRINDLINMTKVEMKRRLEDVYSEELVHHLFGYLYTKNEFFRNELHISRPTATKYLKALEKEGFLVSERVGKEVVYKNIQLLNIFKS
- a CDS encoding GNAT family N-acetyltransferase, translating into MSQIVVFNLYDDIKKIDQVILLLQKQMKDIKVDKTIRDIDQSLRNALVGHKRAILEVCYEEEEPVGFIFGNICSGIESGKDYFWINEIHVKEEFRRKKIGSLMIKYIENWLKDKDIEYVAAMTSRENEASKRMFDKMKFDESDVVWIDKYTK
- a CDS encoding alpha-ketoacid dehydrogenase subunit beta: MAVVNLLTAINQALDQKLADDPSVVVYGEDAGYEGGVFRVTAGLQKKYGVDRVFDTPIAEAAITGNAVGMAINGLRPIAELQFDGFVFPGYTEIVTHMARYRNRTRGKHGLPIVVRFPVGGGIRALEHHSESIETLLGHIPGLKVVFPSTPYDAKGLMISAIEDPDPVIFMEPKRIYRSGKQEVPEEMYRIPIGKAKVVQEGSDITVVAWGAMMREAEKAIKLLENENISVELIDLRTINPIDEETIIESVKKTGRFLVVQEAVKTYGPGAELISLVNEKAFLYLEAAPTRVTGFDITVPLAKGEMFHFVQPERIADQIKKVARF
- a CDS encoding diacylglycerol/lipid kinase family protein; translated protein: MKYLLMYNPVSGRSKFKKKIKQIKRFFDKRNLEIDIYESKKAGDLELKAQHHAKDYDVFLVAGGDGTISEVVNGMMKSEIRPSLAILPCGTANDIAAILGVPRWLWLALRMYMKHEPVLMDINQMNDRYFVYTAASGVLSRISYDVSRRKIKKYGYLAYVFEAMRDFVKEYNYPCHIECDGKVLETDCMMILGLSSNRVGGMRLINFSKSKLNDGLFEIRVFTSRRRFRRFRLASSFIRGGKKLREDFHLVGKHFKIETDDNILWNADGEAAEKGNIEIRTIEKALSVYVSPRRKRKQF
- the pdhA gene encoding pyruvate dehydrogenase (acetyl-transferring) E1 component subunit alpha; translation: MLFKDYDPLKKKRLSILDEKGKIVNKELEPDIDKKTLLNMYKTMALGRIADTKALQYQRQGRMLTYAPNKGQEAAQVGAAAAMQEQDWFVPAFRELNAMLYRGVTLEQIYLYWYGNEWGSHFDEGVKVLPINIIIGSQINHASGVAYASKILKKNEVAVASIGDGGTSHGEFYEGLNFASSFDLPLVVMIQNNQYAISTPRKKATKAETLAQKAVAFGIPGMQVDGNDILAMYVAMKESIEYARSGKGPVLIEAYTYRLGPHTTSDDPTLYREDKEVEMWEKRDPMIRFKKYLIDKGYWSEKEDKALEAEQTKFVGETFKKVEQSGTEDLLDIFQYTYKEMTPQLKEQYETHKKFLEEGGK
- a CDS encoding dihydrolipoamide acetyltransferase family protein; this encodes MYDFKFADVGEGIHEGVILKWNFKQGDSVKEGETLVVVETDKVNAELPSPVDGIITKLGAQEGDTIHVGQTVVMIDDGSGAGKEEKVETKEEPKEVKEEPKKTAVSEKEEDEPQGVIGEIEVSSDVMASSNEHSGAKKEVSKNKKVLATPVARQMAKDLGVDIHTVSGTGENGRVLKEDIKQASQKPAASSQSYSMPNVKVSSEGNVELVKITSLRKAIVKGMTISKQVIPHTVLMDEVNVDKLVELRQKVKAQAAAQDIKLTYMAFVMKATILALKKFPWFNASFDQENEQMIVKKFYNIGMAVDTKDGLIVPNIKDADQMSILELAKEISTVAKNTVDRKIQLSQLQNTTFSITNFGAANVAYGTPIINHPEVGILGIGKIEKKPVVINDELTIGYVLPLSLAVDHRVIDGADAGRFLNEIKSLLSDPMMLLLS
- a CDS encoding helix-turn-helix domain-containing protein, whose protein sequence is MLTQITKKQLERLKDALPLYRKILGYSAEKFGSYLGLKRQQISSLETGRTTLTQVHFRAITQIISETVSDKAEKNEINIVLFIILVLLNENEEMLDDDEYLYWKDIMIQFSKLDDVGDSDNQVKLLKGFAFASKDLNKGDIVPTIEFLDDIITGYKEFIQKMNDIANKEEKV
- the lpdA gene encoding dihydrolipoyl dehydrogenase produces the protein MKNYDIIVLGGGPGGYVAAIKAGQNNLKVALIEKEVVGGICLNHGCIPTKTLLKNAKVYKTLTHASDYGVTIDGAIGYDWSKMMKRKNLVVKKLTTGVAGLLKKNGVDVYNGLGTVLAKDKVEVNGETLTCKNLILATGASPIVPPIDGLKDAYEKGFARTSREMLQIEQAPKNLVIIGGGVIGVEFATIFSSLGSKVTIIEKLDGILPMMDEDIRTSYTKILKREGIDIFVNAEVSSVKGKKVVYKLEGKEQEVEADSILVSVGMRANTKGLEALNLKMERSAILTDDKLRTNIENVYAIGDVNGKYMLAHVASHEGLVVVENLLGHDKSMNYMRMPNAVYGSPEIASVGMTEKELKEKDIKYRSSTFPLMASGKALADNEKDGFIKLLVSEKYKEILGAHILAYNASDLIAELGVTMELEGTAYEIANTVHPHPTLSEIVMEAAHGAIDKPIHI